In a single window of the Halanaerobiaceae bacterium ANBcell28 genome:
- a CDS encoding NuoF family protein has protein sequence MADERIKLLVCSGAACTSADAEELKNALSDELEKQNLKDNYKIIETGCSGSCDFGPLLIIDPGDVFYVNLNPDAARRIVNEDFINGNTVEEFLYQSPETGEKLKTLNEISFFENQTKIALRNCGKIDPVRVEDYIHQGGYVALAKVLHDMSPEEVLEEVKKSGLRGRGGGGFPTGLKWEMTRNAEIRDDKGTKYVICNADEGDPGAFMDRSIMEGNPHLVIEAMIIAAYVIGSRQGYVYIRAEYPMAVRRLEAAIKYARDFGAIGENIFDSGFDFDLEISIGAGAFVCGEETALIHSIQGQRGEPRAKPPFPAEKGLWNKPTLINNVETFANIPTIILKGGEWFSQYGTDDSKGTKVFALAGDINHTGLIEVPMGTTLRSIIYDLGGGIAEEKGFKAAQIGGPSGGVLTEKELDLPLEYDSLLEIGAMMGSGGLVIMDNETCMVDIARYYLDFTQDESCGKCTPCRIGTKRMLEILNRIVNGEGEIEDIDRLIDLSKLLKQSSLCGLGLSAPNPVLSTLKNFRQEYEAHIKDRICPAGVCENLMLRKNKNNKAKAKESKEAK, from the coding sequence TTGGCAGACGAGAGAATTAAGTTACTTGTATGTTCTGGTGCAGCCTGTACTTCTGCAGATGCTGAGGAATTAAAGAATGCATTATCTGATGAGTTAGAGAAGCAAAATTTAAAAGATAATTATAAAATAATTGAAACAGGATGTAGTGGTAGTTGTGATTTTGGTCCATTACTAATTATAGATCCTGGTGATGTTTTTTATGTTAATCTTAATCCAGATGCTGCTAGAAGAATTGTCAATGAAGATTTTATTAATGGGAATACAGTAGAAGAATTTTTATACCAGAGTCCTGAGACAGGGGAAAAGTTGAAGACTTTGAACGAGATATCTTTTTTTGAAAATCAAACAAAAATAGCTTTACGTAATTGTGGCAAAATAGATCCTGTTAGGGTTGAAGATTATATTCACCAGGGAGGGTATGTTGCTCTGGCCAAAGTTCTTCATGATATGAGTCCTGAAGAGGTTTTAGAAGAAGTTAAAAAGTCAGGATTAAGGGGAAGAGGCGGAGGAGGATTTCCCACAGGTCTAAAATGGGAAATGACTAGAAATGCTGAAATAAGAGATGATAAGGGAACAAAATACGTTATCTGTAATGCTGATGAAGGGGACCCCGGGGCATTTATGGATAGAAGTATTATGGAAGGGAACCCTCATCTGGTAATAGAAGCAATGATTATTGCTGCCTATGTTATCGGCTCAAGGCAGGGATATGTATATATTCGAGCTGAATACCCTATGGCAGTTCGAAGACTAGAAGCTGCAATTAAGTATGCTAGAGATTTTGGAGCCATTGGTGAAAATATTTTTGATTCTGGATTTGATTTTGATCTAGAAATAAGTATAGGTGCAGGTGCTTTTGTATGTGGTGAAGAAACTGCTTTGATTCACTCCATTCAAGGGCAAAGAGGAGAACCACGAGCAAAACCACCTTTTCCTGCTGAAAAGGGATTATGGAATAAACCTACATTAATTAATAATGTAGAGACTTTTGCTAATATACCAACAATTATTCTAAAAGGTGGAGAATGGTTTAGTCAATATGGCACAGATGATAGTAAAGGTACCAAGGTTTTCGCTTTAGCAGGAGATATAAATCATACAGGATTAATTGAAGTACCTATGGGTACTACTCTAAGATCAATTATATATGATTTAGGTGGAGGTATTGCAGAAGAAAAAGGCTTTAAGGCAGCACAGATAGGGGGTCCTTCTGGAGGTGTATTAACAGAGAAAGAATTGGACTTGCCTTTAGAATATGATTCACTACTGGAAATTGGAGCTATGATGGGCTCTGGTGGTCTGGTGATTATGGATAATGAAACCTGTATGGTTGATATTGCAAGATATTATCTGGATTTTACTCAGGATGAGTCCTGTGGCAAATGTACTCCCTGTAGAATAGGCACTAAAAGAATGCTGGAGATTTTGAATCGAATTGTAAATGGTGAAGGAGAGATTGAAGATATTGATAGATTAATAGATTTATCAAAGCTGTTAAAACAAAGTTCTTTATGTGGCTTAGGTTTATCTGCTCCAAATCCAGTTTTGAGTACATTGAAAAATTTTCGTCAAGAGTATGAAGCACATATTAAAGATAGGATTTGTCCCGCCGGCGTATGTGAAAATTTAATGCTTAGAAAAAATAAAAATAATAAAGCTAAAGCTAAAGAATCTAAAGAAGCAAAATAA